A section of the Methanoregula formicica SMSP genome encodes:
- a CDS encoding MBL fold metallo-hydrolase, whose product MPAGNDQLVSLEWQPLPGAGGATIFPLIRKIDTVSSNSYLIQTPDAIILIDPGGLPVQAEQLMQVVTECRAEKERPFFILLTHAHVDHFIAIQNTPALAVAGAAVLMVQEEGAACLERGDAAMTQAAMFNTTIVPIKAGFQLVTSDRREHPGEPVELCFSNGALATVTAFPAGATSMSLNRETIVFGPDSPPLEVFHTPGHSRDSICIHMGELLFIGDLLFAANPGIAGLVGWSQEDLIRSLDGIGPLLETKEISLLCPGHGRLIPVADAQKMLALVKRDAATLADIAEFNPDRAAEIATYAEDIMEQVNQLFTVMAGRLYYVSYVLDELEESGTAEELGTLINGDDIDELLDAFRTFSEEHHKKKGVSVHLALKAGQVIGKLQRTFRTDELAHIIDPGIVRRTERLLADYITIFRGFTPPREVTVVDLSSLIGALVGGLTIPPLSSDAVFSSADDEKAFARVLLSNIGTRPLLEEVNVGIDNAPDPLFVTIDRENFTDLLTYILEDLVGKGSPAIRIAICDSGSYATVAISGTTPSSSAGCESRKTDRFLAGLCERAGASLAVSHGEDTRNTYTIQANRVV is encoded by the coding sequence TTGCCGGCTGGTAACGACCAGCTGGTTTCTCTTGAATGGCAGCCCCTGCCCGGAGCAGGCGGGGCAACAATTTTTCCACTTATCCGGAAGATCGACACTGTATCCTCCAACTCGTATCTCATCCAGACACCGGATGCCATCATCCTGATCGATCCCGGCGGCCTTCCCGTGCAGGCAGAACAGCTCATGCAGGTGGTGACGGAGTGCCGGGCCGAAAAGGAGCGCCCGTTTTTCATCCTTCTGACGCATGCCCATGTCGATCACTTCATCGCGATCCAGAACACGCCGGCACTCGCAGTTGCCGGGGCAGCGGTGCTCATGGTGCAGGAGGAAGGCGCCGCCTGCCTCGAACGCGGTGATGCGGCGATGACGCAGGCCGCGATGTTCAATACAACAATAGTCCCGATAAAGGCCGGGTTCCAGCTCGTCACCAGCGACCGCAGGGAACATCCCGGGGAGCCCGTTGAGCTCTGTTTCTCGAATGGCGCGCTGGCTACGGTGACGGCATTCCCTGCAGGTGCAACGTCCATGAGCCTCAACCGGGAAACCATCGTGTTCGGGCCTGACAGCCCCCCGCTTGAGGTCTTCCATACTCCCGGCCACAGCAGGGACAGCATCTGTATCCACATGGGCGAACTGCTCTTCATTGGCGACCTTCTCTTTGCGGCAAACCCGGGGATTGCCGGTCTGGTCGGGTGGTCGCAGGAGGACCTCATCCGGTCTCTTGACGGGATTGGCCCCCTGCTGGAAACCAAGGAGATCTCGCTCCTCTGTCCGGGCCACGGGCGCCTTATCCCCGTTGCCGATGCACAAAAGATGCTCGCGCTCGTGAAGCGGGACGCCGCCACCCTTGCCGATATTGCTGAATTCAACCCGGACCGCGCCGCAGAGATTGCCACCTATGCCGAAGACATCATGGAGCAGGTGAACCAGCTCTTCACGGTCATGGCAGGCCGGCTCTATTATGTCTCGTATGTGCTCGATGAGCTGGAGGAGTCAGGAACGGCAGAGGAACTCGGCACCCTTATCAACGGCGATGACATCGATGAACTCCTTGATGCGTTCCGGACATTCTCCGAAGAGCACCATAAGAAAAAAGGTGTCTCGGTCCACCTGGCCCTCAAAGCCGGGCAGGTGATCGGCAAGCTGCAGCGGACGTTCAGGACTGACGAACTGGCACATATCATCGACCCTGGCATTGTCCGCCGCACGGAACGACTCCTCGCGGACTATATCACCATCTTCCGCGGGTTCACGCCCCCGCGCGAGGTCACTGTCGTGGACCTGTCATCACTCATCGGGGCCCTTGTCGGGGGCCTGACCATTCCCCCCCTTTCCAGCGATGCGGTGTTCTCCTCCGCAGATGATGAGAAGGCATTTGCCCGTGTCCTGCTCTCGAACATCGGGACCCGGCCCCTTCTTGAGGAAGTGAACGTGGGGATTGACAACGCCCCGGATCCGCTGTTCGTTACCATTGACCGCGAAAATTTTACCGATCTCCTGACCTATATTCTCGAAGACCTCGTGGGAAAAGGGTCCCCTGCCATCCGGATAGCGATATGCGACAGCGGGAGTTATGCAACAGTCGCTATCTCCGGCACCACCCCGTCATCTTCAGCGGGGTGCGAGTCACGGAAAACGGACCGGTTCCTCGCCGGGCTCTGTGAACGGGCCGGTGCCTCACTCGCGGTAAGTCACGGGGAGGACACGCGGAACACCTACACGATCCAGGCAAACAGGGTTGTATAA
- a CDS encoding tetratricopeptide repeat protein, whose translation MEHSEKSKEEWFDLGQKYHENEEYQKAVAAYRHVVKLDRYNVHAWHNLGLALRFLGKLDDALKVFNTAESLDPGNGEINIQQGLILIGQEKNEQAVKKFEKAFRSGLGSDNQMVAHIGMGISYLNLDKPDDAISNFDAALRIDNENLPALTMKAGASLNTRGFYIGKECHR comes from the coding sequence ATGGAGCATTCAGAGAAATCAAAAGAAGAGTGGTTCGACCTCGGGCAGAAATATCATGAAAATGAAGAATATCAGAAAGCAGTTGCCGCATATCGTCATGTTGTGAAACTCGACAGGTACAATGTTCACGCATGGCATAATCTGGGATTGGCTCTTCGGTTCCTTGGAAAGTTGGATGATGCGCTCAAGGTGTTCAATACCGCAGAATCTCTCGATCCGGGGAATGGCGAGATCAACATACAACAAGGTTTGATCCTAATTGGGCAGGAAAAAAACGAACAGGCAGTAAAGAAATTTGAGAAGGCTTTTAGATCTGGCTTGGGATCCGATAATCAGATGGTTGCACATATCGGAATGGGGATATCGTACCTCAATCTCGACAAACCTGATGATGCAATCAGCAATTTCGATGCGGCCCTGCGAATTGATAATGAAAATCTGCCTGCATTAACGATGAAAGCCGGAGCCTCTCTTAACACAAGGGGATTTTACATTGGCAAAGAATGTCATCGATGA
- a CDS encoding STAS domain-containing protein: MEIKTTSKDNATTLSLNGRIDTATAPELEQAINKVIDGGQRKVLLDFAGVTYISSGGLRVLLATAKKLKNPGDKFGICALTPEVLKILKLAGFTSIFSIYASEGETLAGW; the protein is encoded by the coding sequence ATGGAAATAAAAACTACCAGTAAGGACAATGCAACCACCCTTTCCCTTAACGGCAGGATAGACACTGCCACTGCACCGGAACTGGAACAGGCAATCAACAAGGTTATCGATGGCGGCCAGCGGAAGGTCCTGCTGGACTTTGCCGGTGTCACCTATATCAGCAGCGGCGGCCTCCGTGTGCTCCTTGCCACAGCAAAGAAACTGAAAAACCCCGGGGACAAATTCGGGATCTGCGCCCTCACTCCCGAGGTCCTGAAGATCCTCAAGCTTGCAGGGTTCACCTCAATCTTTTCTATCTACGCATCTGAGGGAGAGACCCTTGCCGGCTGGTAA
- a CDS encoding ABC transporter ATP-binding protein translates to MNAHDPPFLEFENVTVFHGEKMVLDSLSLAIRRGESVAILGPNGAGKSTFIRTIMREFYPVLDRGPVTFRICGRDTWDVFALRSAFGIVSNDLQYAFTREITGREVILSGFFSSIGLFNREITPEMERRADKISAFLEVGHICNRPMTELSSGEARRFLIGRAMVHDPEVLILDEPTNSLDLHALHAFRQTIRKIASNGTAIILVTHNLQDIIPEIVRVILMKNGSIVGDGPKEQLLADGPVSRLFDVPVSIRKDDGYYYATGY, encoded by the coding sequence ATGAACGCACACGATCCCCCCTTCCTGGAGTTCGAAAATGTCACTGTCTTTCACGGAGAGAAGATGGTCCTTGATTCCCTTTCGCTCGCAATCCGGCGGGGCGAGAGCGTGGCGATTCTCGGGCCCAACGGTGCAGGGAAATCCACGTTCATCCGGACGATCATGCGGGAGTTCTACCCGGTGCTCGACCGTGGCCCGGTCACCTTCCGGATCTGCGGGAGGGATACCTGGGATGTCTTCGCGTTGCGATCGGCGTTTGGGATCGTCTCGAATGATCTCCAGTATGCCTTCACGCGGGAGATCACCGGGAGGGAGGTTATCCTCTCGGGATTCTTCTCCAGCATCGGGCTCTTCAACCGTGAGATCACACCGGAGATGGAGAGGCGGGCAGACAAGATCAGCGCATTTCTTGAAGTGGGTCATATCTGCAACCGGCCGATGACCGAACTGTCATCAGGAGAGGCTCGCCGGTTCCTGATCGGGAGGGCAATGGTCCACGACCCGGAAGTCCTTATCCTTGACGAGCCTACGAACAGTCTCGACCTCCATGCACTTCATGCGTTCCGCCAGACGATACGGAAGATCGCCTCCAATGGAACGGCAATTATTCTTGTCACCCACAACCTGCAGGACATCATACCGGAGATCGTGCGGGTCATCCTGATGAAGAACGGGAGTATCGTGGGCGACGGCCCCAAGGAGCAACTGCTGGCGGACGGCCCGGTCAGCCGGCTCTTTGATGTCCCGGTTAGTATCCGGAAGGATGACGGGTATTACTACGCGACCGGGTATTGA
- a CDS encoding SOS response-associated peptidase: MPGAFRKIDVTRGAMRGMMCSRYALWAVDDLGGRFLSVDPTIGFRSHFNIAPRSENPVVVSADGRNRIRLMQWGLVPHWSADDQTLPRPVNARAETLSEKPMFRQLLEEKRCLVAANGFYEWKKEGTRKIPFFFHRPDNALFSFAGLYDTWLSPAGETLASYTIITTSANELMAQVHDRMPVVLTREGEEQWLSQGPCSPDELKKVLVPCADDVLEVHAVSQRVNRPGKDDGGMILPVNGPGLI, translated from the coding sequence GTGCCCGGTGCGTTCCGCAAGATTGATGTGACACGGGGCGCGATGAGAGGGATGATGTGCAGCCGCTACGCTCTCTGGGCCGTGGACGATCTGGGGGGACGGTTCCTCAGCGTGGACCCGACCATCGGGTTCCGGTCCCACTTCAACATAGCGCCGCGTTCTGAAAACCCGGTGGTTGTTTCAGCGGACGGCAGGAACCGGATCCGGCTGATGCAGTGGGGGCTCGTGCCGCACTGGTCAGCGGATGATCAGACGCTGCCCCGCCCGGTCAATGCACGGGCCGAGACCCTGTCAGAAAAGCCGATGTTCCGGCAGCTGCTGGAGGAGAAACGCTGCCTTGTCGCGGCAAACGGGTTTTACGAGTGGAAGAAAGAGGGAACGCGGAAGATCCCGTTCTTTTTCCACCGGCCGGACAATGCACTCTTCTCGTTTGCCGGCCTGTATGATACCTGGCTGTCCCCCGCGGGCGAGACGCTGGCGAGTTACACGATCATTACCACCAGCGCAAACGAGCTCATGGCACAAGTCCATGACCGTATGCCGGTGGTCCTGACGCGGGAAGGGGAAGAGCAGTGGCTGTCTCAGGGTCCATGTTCCCCGGATGAGCTGAAGAAAGTTCTCGTGCCCTGTGCAGACGATGTGCTGGAGGTGCATGCCGTGTCGCAGCGGGTGAACCGGCCCGGGAAGGATGACGGGGGGATGATTCTTCCGGTGAATGGGCCTGGACTGATTTGA
- a CDS encoding ATP-binding protein, whose protein sequence is MSERPAALSIRSDINEIPRVSDLIESVMQGHQFPDEDILDTQLAVEEVVTNVIMHGYGEAGGEILVSLSYHADESAMEIRVEDSAEPFDPLSLPEPDISASIDDRKIGGLGIFLTRQVMDDIRYRYEDNKNVLILKKKRSG, encoded by the coding sequence ATGAGTGAACGGCCGGCTGCACTGTCAATCAGATCCGACATCAACGAGATACCCCGGGTCTCGGACCTGATCGAATCGGTCATGCAGGGCCATCAGTTTCCGGACGAGGACATCCTCGATACGCAGCTTGCCGTAGAGGAAGTGGTGACCAATGTCATCATGCACGGGTACGGGGAGGCCGGGGGGGAGATCCTTGTATCCCTGTCCTACCATGCGGACGAGTCTGCCATGGAGATCCGGGTCGAGGACAGCGCTGAACCCTTCGACCCGCTCTCCCTTCCCGAACCGGATATCTCTGCCAGTATCGACGACCGGAAGATCGGCGGTCTTGGGATCTTCCTGACCCGCCAGGTCATGGACGATATCCGGTACCGGTATGAAGACAACAAAAACGTCCTCATCCTGAAGAAAAAGAGATCGGGATAA
- a CDS encoding STAS domain-containing protein, producing the protein MEARSERRDGILVFFVNGRLDAHGARQLDEWAREELNDDDKELVIDLSGSAYLSSGGIRTFNGLKRELKRRNGQFALAAVGEYPYKVLEMAGFTTVFTLYPTTEEAVNDIRKKRKNPSLFNEIFYKKIIEGNVSLTIEPGWMTKNPVLRVTGDLDKVLHATITEPDVKVKKFSEVTYSLGLGALGADVKDAIPLLGEMITLYGSMVWLPTDGHSTPDFLTPGTATGGDLPVYTGYNITLDGPFNEYLTLDAADPRGVSVADTYRVIFSSAKERVKTYRGVVAVTMWGVLSGFASSGLKKAPVAGSLPKGESILSPSRAHEWMASDAGTSYQGDTLVSFGVGIDLTADLSSFRPEALDALYYANPLNTGAGKEMYLHNHGVVFRNIPYDATLDLNTQVKKIVTDGEFVDMRHLLDTTRLRKAKIGIAYIQDIAREP; encoded by the coding sequence ATGGAAGCCAGAAGCGAACGAAGGGACGGGATCCTTGTTTTTTTTGTCAACGGGAGACTCGATGCTCACGGGGCCCGGCAGCTCGATGAGTGGGCGCGGGAAGAACTCAATGACGATGACAAGGAACTGGTGATCGATCTCTCGGGATCGGCCTACCTGAGCAGCGGCGGCATACGGACATTCAACGGGCTGAAACGCGAGCTGAAGCGGAGGAACGGCCAGTTCGCGCTTGCAGCGGTCGGAGAGTATCCTTACAAGGTGCTGGAGATGGCCGGCTTCACCACGGTCTTTACCCTGTACCCGACAACCGAAGAGGCAGTCAATGACATCCGCAAAAAACGGAAAAACCCGTCGCTCTTCAACGAGATCTTCTACAAGAAGATCATCGAGGGCAATGTCAGCCTGACCATCGAACCCGGGTGGATGACCAAGAACCCGGTCCTCCGCGTCACAGGCGATCTCGACAAGGTGCTCCATGCAACCATCACCGAGCCGGACGTGAAGGTGAAGAAGTTCTCGGAGGTGACGTACTCGCTGGGCCTTGGTGCGCTCGGCGCCGATGTCAAAGACGCGATCCCGCTTCTGGGCGAGATGATCACGCTCTATGGCTCGATGGTCTGGCTCCCCACCGATGGCCACAGCACGCCCGATTTCCTGACGCCGGGGACGGCAACCGGGGGAGACCTGCCGGTCTACACCGGGTACAATATCACGCTGGACGGCCCGTTCAACGAATACCTCACCCTTGACGCTGCTGATCCCAGGGGCGTTTCGGTTGCCGACACCTACCGCGTCATCTTCTCATCGGCAAAAGAGCGGGTGAAGACCTACCGGGGCGTTGTTGCCGTGACCATGTGGGGCGTCCTCTCGGGATTCGCCAGTTCCGGGCTGAAAAAGGCGCCGGTTGCCGGGTCGCTCCCGAAGGGCGAGTCTATCCTCTCTCCTTCGCGGGCCCATGAATGGATGGCATCGGACGCCGGGACCTCGTACCAGGGCGACACGCTCGTCAGTTTCGGCGTGGGGATCGATCTCACCGCCGATCTCTCGTCGTTCCGCCCGGAGGCGCTCGACGCACTCTATTATGCAAACCCCCTGAACACGGGTGCAGGAAAAGAGATGTACCTCCACAACCACGGCGTGGTCTTCCGGAACATCCCCTATGACGCGACCCTTGACCTGAATACGCAGGTAAAAAAGATTGTAACCGATGGCGAGTTCGTGGATATGCGCCACCTTCTCGATACGACGCGGCTCCGGAAGGCGAAGATCGGGATCGCCTACATCCAGGACATTGCCCGGGAGCCCTGA
- a CDS encoding PP2C family protein-serine/threonine phosphatase yields the protein MATTILSSLIVLLQLMCVIIVAAYLLTRSRFFPEVLEGRPSVKVQAILIIFFGALSVYGTVAGFEVNGAFINVRDLGPMLAGLLGGPVIGLGAGLIGAIHRLSVGGFTVYSCSLATVLAGLFGGLIWLARKRKFAGITIAVIFAIAMETLHMLMTLAICSPFEKALSVVELVSIPMIAANAAGMFVFAFIIGNLQNERRMQRERDTLIKEIQRKDTELSIAAEIQQSFLPETMIPLEGFDIAGRNVMAKEVGGDFFDVIPLEVIPISQHRLGLMIADVSGKGIPAALFMALSRIVVRVNASWYPDQPAEAINTANSIISADSKSGMFVTLFYATLNAENRVLTYVNAGHNPPLLYHADGSFEELEATGMAIGALKEAEYFAGKKTLEKGDILVMYTDGITEAENNRQEMFGETRLRDVIARSQGMDSKTMMAKILGEVKAFCGDHPQSDDITLMIIRTE from the coding sequence ATGGCAACAACCATCCTCTCATCCCTCATCGTCCTTCTTCAGCTGATGTGCGTCATCATCGTTGCCGCCTACCTGCTTACCAGGAGCCGGTTCTTTCCCGAGGTTCTTGAGGGCAGGCCCTCTGTCAAAGTACAGGCAATCCTCATCATTTTCTTTGGGGCGCTCTCGGTCTATGGCACGGTGGCAGGGTTCGAAGTGAACGGGGCATTCATCAATGTCCGCGATCTCGGCCCGATGCTCGCCGGCCTGCTGGGAGGCCCCGTGATCGGGCTCGGTGCCGGCCTGATCGGAGCAATCCACCGCCTGTCAGTCGGGGGATTTACCGTCTATTCCTGCTCCCTTGCCACCGTCCTTGCCGGTCTCTTCGGGGGTCTTATCTGGCTTGCCCGGAAGCGGAAGTTTGCCGGGATCACGATCGCCGTCATCTTTGCCATTGCCATGGAAACGCTCCACATGCTCATGACGCTTGCCATCTGCAGTCCCTTTGAAAAGGCCTTGTCTGTCGTGGAACTGGTCTCGATCCCCATGATCGCGGCCAATGCCGCGGGGATGTTTGTCTTTGCCTTCATCATCGGGAACCTCCAGAACGAGCGGCGGATGCAAAGAGAGCGCGACACCCTGATCAAGGAGATCCAGAGAAAGGACACCGAGCTATCGATCGCAGCCGAGATCCAGCAGAGTTTCCTTCCCGAAACGATGATCCCGCTCGAAGGATTCGACATTGCGGGGCGGAACGTAATGGCAAAGGAAGTGGGGGGGGACTTTTTCGATGTCATCCCGCTGGAGGTGATCCCGATCTCGCAGCACCGGCTCGGACTGATGATTGCCGATGTGTCCGGAAAAGGGATCCCGGCCGCGCTCTTCATGGCCCTGTCACGGATCGTTGTCCGGGTCAATGCCTCGTGGTACCCGGATCAGCCGGCCGAGGCCATCAACACGGCGAACTCGATCATCTCTGCGGACTCCAAATCCGGCATGTTCGTCACCCTCTTTTACGCAACGCTCAATGCAGAGAACCGGGTCCTGACCTACGTGAACGCCGGTCACAATCCCCCACTCCTGTACCATGCCGATGGCTCGTTTGAAGAACTCGAAGCGACGGGCATGGCAATAGGGGCCCTGAAGGAAGCGGAGTACTTTGCGGGAAAAAAGACCCTTGAGAAGGGGGATATCCTTGTCATGTACACCGATGGCATCACCGAAGCAGAGAACAACCGGCAGGAGATGTTCGGGGAAACGCGGCTGCGCGACGTTATTGCCCGGTCTCAGGGGATGGATTCAAAAACGATGATGGCCAAGATCCTTGGTGAGGTCAAGGCATTCTGCGGAGACCATCCCCAGTCAGACGACATCACGCTGATGATTATCAGGACGGAATAA
- a CDS encoding carbon-nitrogen hydrolase family protein, whose protein sequence is MSHNERCRECKVRVRQLLEKIYGTVIPNYRIQLGTRPEELREHPRYSVLNDIYSALQNHRGFSKFVRAAYVDVDFFLPEQKMIVEFDESQHFTEPRKIALSQYPSDINLGFSRSTWVRHCDEIRACDNDPPFRDEQRAWYDTLRDFIPEANGFCPTVRLFARDMAWCSLDVNNANDIQKFQNLIEAQNTAGDTSMNGISLKMPRQDWIATVILKSNLKIADEKDPGNNPIRIAELDQILRSTIDKTSGDGVVLFPGGWVHTQHERADTMYPEIERCVKEVLSGTSRNIKVCIGVDGFFDRPVAEDAYDQDQIAITIDRTGIISICRKFYPSDDTERNSIILAKNHHDGELGKPRIFELNGVRFFPFVCYDVYGPWHEPRKYPKPDADIGVNLIHRFRPKGEFLCQENYFPLNGWSEASCQWKIPLFGTSIFFRRSIPSDWPTGIVWTGGDVWKKPRYPDITLPCDTPAITIPLTEGSAEVRIFTNIAGKIQSMKRNPSEIITKNNARSQNRSLAVERTNISSINPNGIYAKLRKELDSFFGKSVIDQKTKFTYRAENEIGYPNKKELDMISLFKPTISGSNQVRFRVYPHILASNMGIQNAAEIIKILPEGSMIKQERENPHPGDIFIDGNFSSEGEIEEFVKWIVFGNRMK, encoded by the coding sequence ATGTCCCACAATGAGCGATGCAGGGAATGCAAGGTAAGGGTCCGGCAACTTCTTGAAAAAATCTATGGGACGGTCATTCCCAATTACCGGATACAACTCGGGACGCGACCAGAAGAGTTGCGGGAACATCCGAGGTATTCTGTTCTGAACGACATCTACTCTGCCCTGCAGAACCATCGCGGTTTTTCCAAGTTTGTCAGGGCGGCATATGTCGATGTTGATTTTTTCCTGCCTGAACAGAAAATGATTGTTGAGTTCGACGAATCGCAGCATTTCACCGAACCGCGGAAGATTGCTCTCTCTCAGTATCCCTCCGATATTAATCTCGGATTCTCGCGCAGCACCTGGGTGAGGCATTGCGATGAAATCCGTGCATGCGACAACGATCCTCCCTTTCGTGATGAGCAGCGCGCATGGTATGATACTTTGAGGGATTTTATTCCGGAAGCGAACGGGTTCTGTCCAACGGTCCGGTTATTCGCGAGGGATATGGCATGGTGCAGTCTTGACGTAAATAATGCAAATGACATTCAAAAATTTCAGAATCTGATTGAAGCCCAAAACACGGCCGGAGATACGAGTATGAATGGCATATCTCTCAAAATGCCGAGACAAGACTGGATTGCGACGGTTATTCTGAAATCAAATTTGAAAATTGCTGATGAAAAAGATCCCGGCAATAACCCGATACGAATAGCTGAGCTGGACCAAATTCTCCGTTCAACGATCGATAAAACATCGGGGGACGGAGTGGTCCTCTTTCCCGGTGGTTGGGTTCATACACAACACGAGAGGGCAGATACAATGTATCCGGAGATTGAACGATGCGTGAAGGAAGTCCTCTCCGGAACAAGCCGAAATATCAAAGTCTGCATCGGGGTTGATGGATTCTTCGACCGACCTGTCGCTGAAGATGCATACGATCAGGATCAGATAGCAATCACCATCGACAGGACCGGAATAATTTCCATCTGCAGAAAGTTTTACCCGTCTGATGATACCGAAAGGAACAGTATCATACTTGCTAAAAATCACCATGACGGCGAACTCGGCAAACCCCGTATCTTTGAGCTAAATGGGGTCAGGTTTTTCCCCTTCGTCTGCTATGATGTTTATGGCCCATGGCACGAGCCCCGGAAATATCCGAAACCTGACGCCGACATTGGAGTAAATCTGATTCACCGGTTCCGTCCCAAAGGAGAATTTCTGTGTCAGGAAAATTACTTCCCATTAAATGGCTGGTCCGAGGCATCATGCCAATGGAAGATTCCCCTTTTTGGAACTTCTATCTTTTTCCGACGGTCAATCCCGTCCGACTGGCCAACGGGGATTGTCTGGACCGGAGGAGATGTCTGGAAAAAACCGCGATATCCTGATATAACCCTGCCCTGCGATACACCGGCAATTACGATCCCGCTGACCGAGGGATCTGCTGAAGTACGAATTTTCACCAACATTGCGGGGAAAATTCAATCGATGAAAAGGAATCCTTCAGAGATCATTACAAAAAATAATGCCCGGTCACAGAATCGTTCCCTCGCAGTTGAAAGGACGAACATCAGCAGTATCAATCCGAATGGGATTTATGCAAAACTACGAAAAGAATTGGACTCTTTTTTCGGGAAATCCGTCATTGATCAGAAGACCAAGTTCACATACCGGGCAGAAAATGAGATCGGGTATCCGAACAAGAAAGAGCTTGATATGATCTCGCTTTTCAAGCCAACAATATCCGGATCCAACCAGGTGCGGTTCCGTGTCTATCCCCACATTCTTGCAAGTAATATGGGAATACAAAACGCAGCTGAAATCATCAAGATCCTTCCTGAAGGTTCGATGATAAAACAGGAACGGGAGAATCCGCACCCTGGCGATATTTTTATTGACGGCAATTTTTCCAGCGAGGGGGAAATCGAAGAATTCGTGAAGTGGATCGTGTTCGGGAACAGGATGAAGTAG
- a CDS encoding HPr kinase/phosphorylase, whose translation MAYQVTLITPEEKDRLAARFMPTVRYEIKSEIYGCCIKLLSDDPVLKDTWQENFYSMSQNIRSHGRMFVFRDPESPPDSVFYDSKTRTVFLFNVGYYGWVKSLALSLAGDILEEQHAIFSMHGALVDIRGSGLCLTGTSGAGKTTQTYGLLKDPTTRIVSDDWFFSRVFGPEILSYGSEKNFYIRQDLETVWKEYGGLVRADEYDRNGRAVADIRWVIGKGRLLPMTTLRTVIVLKRDPDDRNTVQSLNPDTALALFTANSFFNPHHLDCSPYKTAIRTQYLRDLLDRTTVYEVNTTGTPAETQRLIRSLAAIPQDDLH comes from the coding sequence TTGGCTTATCAGGTAACGCTCATAACTCCCGAAGAGAAAGACCGGCTGGCTGCCCGGTTCATGCCCACTGTACGGTACGAGATCAAGTCCGAGATCTACGGCTGCTGCATCAAGCTCCTTTCCGACGATCCCGTACTGAAAGACACGTGGCAGGAGAACTTTTACTCCATGTCCCAGAATATCCGGTCGCACGGGAGGATGTTCGTATTCCGCGACCCGGAATCTCCTCCCGATTCGGTCTTCTATGATTCCAAGACCCGGACCGTGTTCCTCTTCAATGTCGGGTATTACGGGTGGGTGAAGTCGCTTGCCCTCAGCCTGGCAGGGGATATTCTCGAAGAACAACATGCCATCTTCTCGATGCATGGGGCGCTTGTTGATATCCGCGGAAGCGGGCTCTGTCTCACGGGAACCTCCGGGGCCGGCAAGACAACGCAGACCTATGGCCTGCTGAAGGATCCCACGACGCGCATCGTATCGGACGACTGGTTCTTCTCCCGGGTTTTCGGCCCCGAGATCCTCTCCTACGGGTCCGAGAAGAACTTCTATATCCGGCAGGACCTGGAGACGGTCTGGAAGGAGTACGGCGGGCTTGTCCGGGCAGATGAATATGACCGGAACGGGCGTGCGGTTGCCGACATCCGCTGGGTGATTGGCAAGGGGCGTCTCCTTCCCATGACAACGCTGAGGACCGTGATCGTTCTCAAGCGCGACCCGGACGACCGGAATACCGTACAGTCCCTGAATCCCGATACCGCGCTTGCTCTTTTCACGGCTAACAGTTTTTTCAACCCCCATCACCTGGACTGCTCTCCCTATAAAACGGCAATCCGGACACAGTACCTGAGGGATCTCCTCGACCGTACAACAGTGTACGAGGTGAATACCACCGGAACACCGGCAGAGACCCAGCGGCTGATCCGGTCGCTTGCCGCGATCCCCCAGGATGACCTTCACTAG